The Amycolatopsis endophytica genome includes the window CCCGGCCGAATACGAAGCCCTGCGGCAGCAACTGGGGCTGGACGATCCGCTGCCGGTGCAGTACTGGCACTGGTTGCAGGACGCACTGCACGGTGACCTGGGCACGTCGATCGTGAACGGCTCGCACGTCGTCCAGTCGCTCAACGACCGCCTCGGCGTCACGCTGTCGCTGGTCGTGCTGGCCACGGTGCTCTCCACGGTGATCGGCATCCTCCTGGGGTGCCTGAGCGCCCACCGGGGCGGGGTGCTCGGCCGGCTGGTCGACTTCGGTGCGGTCATCGGCTCGGCGTTGCCGCAGTTCTGGCTGGGCCTGGTCATCGTCACGATCTTCTCCACCCGCCTGCATCTGTTCCCCGCCGTCGGATACGTGGACCCCGGCGAAAGTCCGGTGCAGTGGTTGCGTTTCCTCGCCCTGCCGGTGCTCACGCTGGTCGTCGGCGGACTGGCCGGGATCGCGAAACAGACCCGGGACGCGATGCTGACCGGCCTGTCCGCCGAGTACGCCGTCGCGCACCGCGCCGACGGTGTGCCGGAACGGGTCATCGTCTACCGGCACGTGCTGCGCAACTCGGCACCGCCGGTCATCGCCGTGGTCGGTATCCACTTCGTGGGCGCGCTGAGCGGCAGCGTGCTCGTCGAGCAGATCTTCGGCTTGCCCGGGCTCGGCAGCCTCGCCGTGACCGCGACGACCCAGAGCGACATCCCGGTGATCCAGGGCATCGCGCTCTACTTCGGAATCATGGTCGTCCTGGTCAACCTCGGACTCGACCTCGTGTACCGGAAGATCAACCCGAAGGTGGACGTGTCATGACCAAGGCCCTCGTAGCCGAACCGCAGGTCCGGGCGCAGGCGCCGGTGACCCGTCGTCCCGGCCTGTTCCGCCGGTTCGCACGCAAACCCCTGCCCGTCGTCTCGGCTCTGTTCCTCCTGCTGGTGATCGTGGCGTGCGTGTGCGCGCCGCTGCTCGCGCCCTACCCGTTCGACGACACCGACTACGTCAACGCCTCCAGCGGCCCGTCCGGCGTGCACCTGCTCGGCACCGACACCCTCGGCCGCGACGTGCTGTCCCGTCTGCTCTTCGGCGGCGTGCACACCCTGTTGTCGGCGGCACTGACCGTGGCGTTCGCCTTCGTCGCCGGGTTTCCGCTGGGGATGCTGGCCGGGTACCGGGGCGGGCGCTGGGACCGGGCGATCGGCTGGTGCACCGACGGTCTCCTGGCGCTGCCGCCGACCATCTTCCTGCTCGCGGTGCTCGCCGTGTTCCCGCACGATCTCAACATCGCCATGGCCGTGTTCGGGTTGCTGATCTCGCCGGCGCTGGCGAAGGTCGTGCGGGCCGTCGCGCTGGGTGTGCGGCAGGAGCAGTACATCGACGTCGCGCGGGTGTCGGGTCTGGGTGACCTGCACATCGTGCGCGCCCACGTCGTCAGCAAGCTCGCCGGTGCCGTCGTGGTGCAGCTGTCGCTGATCGGCGGTGTCGCGATCCTCATCGGCAGCGGGCTCGACTTCCTCGGCCTCGGCCCGCAACCACCCACGCCCACCTGGGGCACCATGGTCTCCGACGCGGCCGAGAGCCTGCACCAGCATCCCTGGCTGCTCGTGCCGACCGGAGGCGTGCTGGCGCTGGTCGTCCTCGCGCTGTGGTTCGCCGGTGACGGCCTGCGGGACTCGCTGGCCGAGCGGTGGATGGGACCGCCGCCCTCGGCCGCGCGACGCCGAATGCCCGCCCCGCCCGCCGGGCCGCCCACTGTCCCGAGTGGACCGGAGGTCTTCCGGCTGGCCGGGCTCACGGTCGGTTTCGAGCGGGCGGGTGGCGTGCAGCCGGTCGTCGAGGACGTGGCGCTGGCGATCGCGGCGGGGGAGATCGTCGCGGTGCTCGGCGAGTCCGGTTGCGGCAAGAGCATCACCGCCCGCGCCGCCGCGGGAGTGCTGCCGCCCGCGGCCCACGTCCTCTCCGGTACGGTCACGCTCGACGGGACGGTGCACGACGCCCGCCGCGGCGGCAGGGGAATGCCCCGCGGCAACGGGGTATCGGTCATCTTGCAGGAACCCGTGGCAGCGCTGGATCCCTCGCTGCCGGTGGGGAAGATTCTGGCCGGCTCGATCCGGCGGCACACCGGCGCGGGCCGGGCGGAGGCGCGCGCCCTGGCGGCCGAGGTGCTCGACAAGGTCGGCATGCCCGATCCGGAGTCGGTCCTGCGCCGTTACCCGCACGAGCTGTCCGGTGGGATGGCGCAACGCGTGTGCATCGCCCGCGCACTGGCCGGACGCCCGAAGGTGCTGATCGCCGACGAACCGACCACCGCGCTCGACGTGACGGTGCAGGCGGGGATCCTCTCGCTGCTGCGGGACCGGCAGGCCGAAGACGACCTCGCCATCCTGTTCGTCACCCACGACTGGGGCGTCGTCGCCGACGTCGCCACCCGATGCGTGGTCATGTACGCGGGCCAGGTCGTCGAAACCGCGTCGGTCGACGAGCTGTTCACCTCGCCACGGCACCCCTACACCCGGGCACTGCTCGCGGCGAACCCTACCGGCGGCGCGCCCGGTGAGCGGCTCGCGACCCTGCCGGGCCGGGTGCCCCGCCCCGAGGAATGGCCCGGCGGCTGCCGGTTCAGCGCCCGCTGTCCACTCGCGACACCGGACTGCGACGCCGCGCCGGTCCCGCTCGTGGACCTGGGCGGTGACCGTGCGGTGCGCTGCATCCGAGGAGAGGCCAATGTCTGACACCACGGCCCTCGACGCGCGCGGCGTGTCGATCGACTACCTCCGGCGCCGGGTGCGGACCCGCGCGGTCGACGACGTCAGCCTCACCGTGCGCAGCGGGGAGACGGTCGGGCTCGTCGGCGAATCGGGATCGGGCAAGAGTTCGCTGGCGATGGCCGCGCTCGGACTGACGAAGCCCTCCGCCGGGACGATCTCGGTCAACGGGCACCGGATCGGCACCCTCGGCCGGCGCGGGGTCGCCGCGGCGGGCGCGCAGGCGGTGTTCCAGAGCCCGTACAGCTCGCTGGACCCGGCGATGACGGTGCGGGCGATCCTGGCCGAACCGGTGGTCCCGTTGCGGATGCGCAAGGCGGAGGTGCGCAGCCGCGTCGAGGAGACCCTCGCCTCCGTCGGCCTCGACGAATCCGTCGCCGAGCGCTACCCGCGCGAGTTCTCCGGCGGGCAGCGGCAGCGCATCGCGATCGCCCGCGCCATGATGGTGCGCCCGCGCCTGCTGATCTGCGACGAACCGACCAGCGCGCTGGACCTCTCGGTGCAGGCGCAGGTGGTGAACCTGCTGATGGACCTGCAGCGGGACAACGGCATCAGCTACCTGGTCATCGGCCACGACCTGGCGCTGATGAACCACCTCGCCGACCGCCTGTACGTGATGTATCGCGGGCGCATCGTCGAGTCCGGGCCGACGTCGGTGGTCCACGGCTCCCCGGCGCACCCGTACACGCGGGCGCTGGTGGAGGCCGCGCCGTCGCCGGACCCGCGCCGTCAGCGTGAGCGCCGCGCCCGCGTCGTCCCTCCACCCGCGGCCCTCGGCACGCCGGGATGTGCCTTCGCGCCGCGCTGCCCGTTCGTGCTGGACCGCTGCACCACCGAGGTGCCGCGGCTGCGGCAGGTGGGGGCGGTCGAGGTCGCCTGCCACAACGACGCCGCACTGGAGGTGGTGACCGCATGATCCGGCGGAGTCTGCTCGCCCTGCTCGGTGTCGTCGCACTCGCCGTGGCCGGATGCGCCGGCGGTTCCTCGGCGAACGAGCCGGGCACCCTGACCGTCCAGTTCTCCGGGCCGCCGATCTCGGGCCTGGACCCGGCGAAGTCCTCGGGCGGCCAGTCGATGATCTATTCGACGCTGGCCTACGACTCGCTGATCTTCGCCAAGCCCGACGGCACGCTGGCCCCGGACCTCGCGACATCGTGGGAGTGGCTCGACGACGCCTACCGGGTGTTCCAGCTGACGCTGCGCGAGGGTGTCGTGTTCAGCGACGGCGCGCCGATGACCGCCGAGGGCGTCGCGCGGTGGCTGCACTACTACCGCGACGCGAAGTCGACGCTGAGCTCCAACCTGCAGATGATGACCTCCGCGACGGCCGTGGACGCCCACACCGTCCGGATCGAGCTGAACGAGCCGCACCCCGATCTGCCGTGGGTGCTGAGCCAGCTCTACGGCGGCGGGATGGTGGCCAACCCCAGCGCGATGACCAGACCGGGGTCGCTGGACATGGCCACCAACGGGACCGGCCCCTACGTCCTCGATCCGGGGCAGTCGGTGTCCGGTGACCACTACACCTACGTCCGCAACGCGCGGTATTGGAACCCGTCGGTCGTGTACTACGACAAGGTGGTGATCAAGGCGATCAGCGATCCGAACACGGTGGTGTCCGCGGTGGCCTCCGGGCAGATCGACGTCGCGTCCGGGAAACCGCTCACGGCACCGACCGCGGAAGACTCGGGAGCCACGGTGACCTCGGCCCCGGGCGCGGTCTGGGCGCTCTACCTCCTCGACCGGGCCGGGACACTCGCGCCGCCGCTGGCGAAAACCGAGGTGCGGCAGGCGATCAACCTCGCGATCGACCGCGGCCCGATCACCAAGGCGCTCAACCCCAACGGCTACGCGGTGCCCACGGCGCAGATGGGCCTGCCCCAGCAGGAGGGGTTCCGGCCCGAGCTGGACACCTACTACCCCTACGACCCGGCCCGGGCGCGGGACCTGCTCGCGCGCGCCGGGTACCCGGACGGGTTCCGCTTCACCGTCCTGTGTTCCAACACGCTCAGCACCTGCCCGCTGGCGCAGGCCGTGGCGAGTTCGCTGGGCGACATCGGGATCACCGTCGACATCGACGCGGAGAACGAGATTTCGTCCTTCAACCAGAAGTTCCGGGGAGGCAAGGCACCCGCCGTGATTTTCTCCAACCAGACCACGGCCTTCATGGCCGCACGGGCGCTGTCCCACCGGGACGTGCTCGCCAACCCCTTCAACAGCTCCGATCCCCGCGTGTCGGCGGACTACGACCGGGTCGCGGCCTCCTCCGGTGACCAGCAGGGCGCGGCCTACGCCGACCTGGTGCGGGACTTCGCGGACCTGGGCTGGTTCGCGCCGGTGTACCGCACGGAGACGATCCTGTTCTCCTCCGGCGTGGACAACGTCGCGCTGAAACCCAAGGCGCCGACCTACTACACGGCGGTCGATCCGACCGGCACGGCGTCGTGGCGGCCGGCGTCATGACCGCGCGCGGGGTGGCGGCCACGACCGCCGGGACGGTCGAGGGACTGGACGTCGACGGGGTCCTGAGTTTCCTCGGAATTCCCTACGGCGACGACGTTTCCGGGACACACCGCTTCCGGGCACCACGCCCGCCGCGGCCGTGGACCGGGGTCCGGCCCGCCTTCGACCTCGGGCCGATCGCACCACAGCCGGTGCGGCCGGGAGGCGCCGCCCGCCACGGCGGGGCTCCGATGCGTGAGGACTGCCTGGTGCTCAACGTGTGGACCCGCTCCCGGCAGGGCAAGCGGCCGGTGCTGGTCTGGCTGCACGGCGGCGGGTTCTTCCAGGGCAGCGGTTTCTCGCCCTGGACCGACGGCACCGCGCTGGCCGCCGGCCGCGACGTGGTGGTCGTGTCGGTGAACCACCGGCTGTCGATGCTGGGGTTCCTGCACCTGGACGAGCTGGGCGGTGCGGAATGGGGTGCCGCACCCAACCCCGGCCTGCTCGATCTCGTCGCCGCACTGGAGTGGGTCCGCGACAACGCCGCGGCCTTCGGCGGGGATCCCGGCAACGTCACCGTCTTCGGTCATTCCGGCGGCGGGGGCAAGGTCTCGGCCCTGCTGGCCTCACCGTCGGCGCGCGGGCTGTTCCACCGGGCCGGAATCCACGGCGGGCCGCCGTTCGGGCTCAAGGACTCCGGTCGCGCGACGCTGATCGCGCAGGAGGTGCTGCACCACCTCGGCGTGCGCAAGGCGGACCCGGACGTCCTCGGGTCGGTGCCGCTCGAACGGCTGATGGAGGTGCAGAGCCTGCTCGGGGTGGGGTCGGTGCCCACCGAGCACGGGATGCGGTTCGCCCCCGTCGCCGGGACGGCGTCGCTGCCCGCGTTCCCGGAGGAGGCCTTCGCCGCCGGCGCCGTGTCGGTGCCCCTGCTGACCGGGACCGCGCTCGACGAGCTGCGCTACATCCTGCTGCTCGACCCACCGTGGGCCCGGCCGGGCCACGACCTCGACGAGGCCACGCTGACCCGGCTGGTCGCCGCGGGTGTCGACGATCCCGGTGACGCGCCGCAGCTGCTGGAACGCTACCGGGCGCTGGGCGATCCCGGCCGCAACGCCGACCTGCTCCTGACCGTGCTGAGCGACCAGTTCCGGATCCGCACGAAACGCCTGGCGCACCTCGCGACGGGGCCGGTGTTCAGTTATCTGTGCGACGCCAACCAGGATTCGCCGCTGGGCGCCTTCCACGGGATCGAGATGCCGCTGTTCTTCGGCAACGTGGGGCGCGGGGCGCACCCGCTCACGGGCGAGGGGTACGACCGGGCGGCCGACGTCGCCACGCGGGCCCTGGTGTCTTTCGCCCGTACCGGGAATCCGGGGTGGCCCGCCTCCACGCCGGAGCGGCCGGTCCAGTTCCGCTTCGGGGACACCGGGTTCGAGGCGGGGCCGGAGACACGGCCGGAACGACTCGCGGTCTGGCAGGGCATCACCACGAGCACGCGCGTGGACCCGTGGGGACGCGCGTTCGGGTCGCTCGCATGACCCTGGACGAGCTTGCCGGCTCCGGGGAGGCCTTCGGCGCGGACGATCCGTGGACCGGCGGGCTCGCCGAACACGGCTACCGCACGCGTGAGTTCCTGCTGCGCGGCGACGGCTTCGCGACCCGGCTGCTGGTGCGCGAGCCTGCTGGTGACGCGAGCGGTGTCGTTGTACTGGAGCCGATGCACTACTCGGGCGGGCGGCCGGTGTGGCGCTCGTGCCACGAGTACCTGCTGCGCTGCCGCCACACCTGGGCCGAGGTCGCCTGCCAGACGACACCCGCGCACGCCATGGTGCGGCGGTCGCCGGACCGCTACCGGGCCGTGCACCTGCCGGGCCGTCCGTCGGCGCTGACCCCG containing:
- a CDS encoding ABC transporter permease; protein product: MGKLVLRRLAFGIPLLFVVTVVTFLLVAISPGDAARILAGPEAGPAEYEALRQQLGLDDPLPVQYWHWLQDALHGDLGTSIVNGSHVVQSLNDRLGVTLSLVVLATVLSTVIGILLGCLSAHRGGVLGRLVDFGAVIGSALPQFWLGLVIVTIFSTRLHLFPAVGYVDPGESPVQWLRFLALPVLTLVVGGLAGIAKQTRDAMLTGLSAEYAVAHRADGVPERVIVYRHVLRNSAPPVIAVVGIHFVGALSGSVLVEQIFGLPGLGSLAVTATTQSDIPVIQGIALYFGIMVVLVNLGLDLVYRKINPKVDVS
- a CDS encoding dipeptide/oligopeptide/nickel ABC transporter permease/ATP-binding protein — encoded protein: MTKALVAEPQVRAQAPVTRRPGLFRRFARKPLPVVSALFLLLVIVACVCAPLLAPYPFDDTDYVNASSGPSGVHLLGTDTLGRDVLSRLLFGGVHTLLSAALTVAFAFVAGFPLGMLAGYRGGRWDRAIGWCTDGLLALPPTIFLLAVLAVFPHDLNIAMAVFGLLISPALAKVVRAVALGVRQEQYIDVARVSGLGDLHIVRAHVVSKLAGAVVVQLSLIGGVAILIGSGLDFLGLGPQPPTPTWGTMVSDAAESLHQHPWLLVPTGGVLALVVLALWFAGDGLRDSLAERWMGPPPSAARRRMPAPPAGPPTVPSGPEVFRLAGLTVGFERAGGVQPVVEDVALAIAAGEIVAVLGESGCGKSITARAAAGVLPPAAHVLSGTVTLDGTVHDARRGGRGMPRGNGVSVILQEPVAALDPSLPVGKILAGSIRRHTGAGRAEARALAAEVLDKVGMPDPESVLRRYPHELSGGMAQRVCIARALAGRPKVLIADEPTTALDVTVQAGILSLLRDRQAEDDLAILFVTHDWGVVADVATRCVVMYAGQVVETASVDELFTSPRHPYTRALLAANPTGGAPGERLATLPGRVPRPEEWPGGCRFSARCPLATPDCDAAPVPLVDLGGDRAVRCIRGEANV
- a CDS encoding oligopeptide/dipeptide ABC transporter ATP-binding protein, with translation MSDTTALDARGVSIDYLRRRVRTRAVDDVSLTVRSGETVGLVGESGSGKSSLAMAALGLTKPSAGTISVNGHRIGTLGRRGVAAAGAQAVFQSPYSSLDPAMTVRAILAEPVVPLRMRKAEVRSRVEETLASVGLDESVAERYPREFSGGQRQRIAIARAMMVRPRLLICDEPTSALDLSVQAQVVNLLMDLQRDNGISYLVIGHDLALMNHLADRLYVMYRGRIVESGPTSVVHGSPAHPYTRALVEAAPSPDPRRQRERRARVVPPPAALGTPGCAFAPRCPFVLDRCTTEVPRLRQVGAVEVACHNDAALEVVTA
- a CDS encoding ABC transporter substrate-binding protein, producing the protein MIRRSLLALLGVVALAVAGCAGGSSANEPGTLTVQFSGPPISGLDPAKSSGGQSMIYSTLAYDSLIFAKPDGTLAPDLATSWEWLDDAYRVFQLTLREGVVFSDGAPMTAEGVARWLHYYRDAKSTLSSNLQMMTSATAVDAHTVRIELNEPHPDLPWVLSQLYGGGMVANPSAMTRPGSLDMATNGTGPYVLDPGQSVSGDHYTYVRNARYWNPSVVYYDKVVIKAISDPNTVVSAVASGQIDVASGKPLTAPTAEDSGATVTSAPGAVWALYLLDRAGTLAPPLAKTEVRQAINLAIDRGPITKALNPNGYAVPTAQMGLPQQEGFRPELDTYYPYDPARARDLLARAGYPDGFRFTVLCSNTLSTCPLAQAVASSLGDIGITVDIDAENEISSFNQKFRGGKAPAVIFSNQTTAFMAARALSHRDVLANPFNSSDPRVSADYDRVAASSGDQQGAAYADLVRDFADLGWFAPVYRTETILFSSGVDNVALKPKAPTYYTAVDPTGTASWRPAS
- a CDS encoding carboxylesterase/lipase family protein; translated protein: MAAGVMTARGVAATTAGTVEGLDVDGVLSFLGIPYGDDVSGTHRFRAPRPPRPWTGVRPAFDLGPIAPQPVRPGGAARHGGAPMREDCLVLNVWTRSRQGKRPVLVWLHGGGFFQGSGFSPWTDGTALAAGRDVVVVSVNHRLSMLGFLHLDELGGAEWGAAPNPGLLDLVAALEWVRDNAAAFGGDPGNVTVFGHSGGGGKVSALLASPSARGLFHRAGIHGGPPFGLKDSGRATLIAQEVLHHLGVRKADPDVLGSVPLERLMEVQSLLGVGSVPTEHGMRFAPVAGTASLPAFPEEAFAAGAVSVPLLTGTALDELRYILLLDPPWARPGHDLDEATLTRLVAAGVDDPGDAPQLLERYRALGDPGRNADLLLTVLSDQFRIRTKRLAHLATGPVFSYLCDANQDSPLGAFHGIEMPLFFGNVGRGAHPLTGEGYDRAADVATRALVSFARTGNPGWPASTPERPVQFRFGDTGFEAGPETRPERLAVWQGITTSTRVDPWGRAFGSLA